Proteins co-encoded in one Rhopalosiphum maidis isolate BTI-1 chromosome 2, ASM367621v3, whole genome shotgun sequence genomic window:
- the LOC113552110 gene encoding glutathione hydrolase 1 proenzyme-like gives MAICRFQSNRCLILLALSVLIAIVSLLVVISQRDVVNEIPDPEFELPPSSMPIGLYSKVGVVSNGGPCAQIGVDVMAKGGNAVDAAIATMICDGALCPQFKGLGGGFLMSIYNATTKKVMSINARETAPSAATDSMFVEEPKLAVHGGLAVAIPGELKGYLTVHNLYGGNVSWASLFEPTIKLCEEGMLISKRLEISLKNEEELIKNDPMLRKAFFNENTGHVKIAGEMYTLPKLAETMKVIATEGGDVFYNGSLAKKLIEDLKRVNGIITEEDLANYKVEIEESFTVNLKSGHTIHAGPPPGSGMILAYILRVLDGLLPAPNAGLDAHRLVEAFKFGYGERTHLGDHKFVNVSRIYDKVKSDSYMDKIRSKISDNFTSSDPKYYGADFDMPENHGTANMVVIDSMGNAVISTSTINTYFGSGFTSPSTGILLNNEMDDFSTPGAVNYYGIPSSPANYIEPGKRPMSSMCPTIITDKNGDFVLAAGAAGGSKITLATAYVSALKLWYNKTLKEAIDKPRIFHQLVPMQIQYEYGTTRDVIQKLKDIGHLVTRLPNTGFSAATAISKSIFGTIEAMPDFRRPGNSSGY, from the exons ATGGCTATTTGCAG atttcaATCGAATCGTTGCCTTATTCTACTAGCACTATCGGTATTGATCGCTATAGTTTCACTTTTGGTCGTAATCTCACAACGTGACGTCGTCAATGAAATCCCCGACCCGGAATTTGAATTGCCCCCGTCGAGTATGCCGATAGGCTTGTACAGCAAAGTCGGAGTAGTGTCAAACGGTGGACCGTGCGCACAGATCggagt GGATGTGATGGCGAAAGGTGGAAATGCCGTTGATGCTGCTATAGCTACGATGATATGCGACGGTGCTCTATGTCCTCAATTTAAGGGTTTGGGTGGAGGATTTTTAATGAGTATATACAACGCCACCACCAAAAAAGTAATGTCAATCAATGCCCGCGAAACAGCACCATCAGCGGCAACTGACTCCATGTTTGTAGAAGAACCTAAACTTGCTGTACACG gtggtTTGGCGGTTGCTATTCCGGGAGAACTTAAAGGCTATTTGACcgttcataatttatacggTGGTAATGTTTCATGGGCATCACTATTTGAACCAACTATAAAGTTATGTGAGGAAGGCATGCTAATCAGCAAACGTCTAgagataagtttaaaaaatgaagaagAATTGATCAAAAATGACCCAATGCTCAG aaAAGCTTTTTTCAATGAAAACACTGGTCATGTAAAGATAGCCGGGGAAATGTACACGTTACCTAAGTTAGCAGAAACTATGAAAGTCATAGCAACAGAAGGTGGTGATGTCTTTTACAATGGTTCGTTagcgaaaaaattaatagaagaCTTAAAAAGGGTAAATGGGATAATCACAGAAGAAGATTTAGCTAACTATAA AGTCGAAATCGAAGAATCTTTTACCGTTAACTTAAAAAGCGGGCATACAATACACGCGGGGCCGCCACCTGGTTCTGGTATGATATTAGCCTACATACTCCGTGTGTTGGACGGTTTGTTACCAGCACCCAACGCAGGCTTGGACGCTCATCGGTTGGTAGAGGCTTTCAAATTTGGTTACGGCGAGAGAACCCATTTAGGAGATCATAAATTTGTAAACGTGTCTCGA atTTACGATAAAGTGAAATCGGATAGTTACATGGATAAAATACGTAGTAAAATATCCGATAATTTCACTTCGTCAGATCCTAAATACTACGGAGCTGATTTTGATATGCCAGAAAATCACGGAACTGCCAATATGGTCGTGATCGATTCAATGGGAAACGCCGTCATAAGTACTAGTACAATAAACACATA ctttGGTTCCGGTTTTACCTCTCCTAGTACCGGTATTCTTTTGAATAATGAAATGGACGATTTTTCAACTCCGGGAGCCGTTAACTATTACGGTATTCCGTCTTCGCCGGCAAATTACATAGAACCGGGCAAACGACCGATGTCTTCAATGTGTCCAACTATAATCACAGACAAAAATGGCGATTTCGTTCTCGCGGCAGGAGCGGCGGGAGGATCGAAAATTACTCTAGCAACCGCCTAC gtgTCCGCCCTtaaattatggtataataagACACTGAAAGAAGCTATAGACAAACCAAGAATTTTTCACCAACTTGTTCCTATGCAAATTCAGTATGAATACGGAACGACTAga GATGTAATACAAAAACTTAAAGATATTGGCCATCTAGTGACCCGATTACCAAATACTGGATTTTCAGCAGCAACAGCTATCTCCAAATCAATTTTCGGAACGATAGAAGCTATGCCAGATTTTAGACGACCAGGAAATTCATCTGGATATTAA